One window of the Rhipicephalus sanguineus isolate Rsan-2018 chromosome 2, BIME_Rsan_1.4, whole genome shotgun sequence genome contains the following:
- the LOC119382791 gene encoding reactive oxygen species modulator 1, with protein sequence MPVPVQGGYQRGPSCWDRVKMGFTIGFCVGMASGALFGGFSALRYGLRGRELIQSVGKVMLQGGGTFGTFMSIGTAIRC encoded by the exons ATGCCTGTTCCGGTGCAAGGCGGCTACCAGCGAGGTCCCAGCTGTTGGGATCGCGTGAAAATGGGCTTCACGATTGGCTTTTGCGTCGGCATGGCGTCAGGAGCTCTCTTCGGAGGTTTTTCCGCTCTCAG ATACGGCCTGAGGGGTCGAGAACTGATCCAGAGTGTTGGCAAAGTGATGCTACAGGGTGGTGGCACATTTGGAACATTCATGTCCATAGGAACTGCAATCAGATGCTGA
- the LOC119382790 gene encoding tribbles homolog 2, whose product MSVARLSVDIQVAQEKRPQSFDKAPDGACLGSAGGLSPNLQPPTPPVFPCNREPYSASLVGGRYILLDQLEGSAMYRSINVQTQEEFSCKVIPIDRWQQALAAHLRLDGHDHVNQVEEVLLGESKCYVFFKRSYGDLHSYVRSKRRLRESEALSLFRQVASAVQACHNAGVVLRDLKLRKFVFEDPERTRIKLETLEDAVVLEDFDDDLLSDKHGCPAYVSPEILSSSTSGRYSGRAADCWSLGVMLYTLLVGRYPFHDGDPSILFAKIRRGHFTVPESLSPRARCLVRSLLRRDPSERLTADELLSHPWFTSSSPSLHRDGCLMRLDADQTVPTCGAAHD is encoded by the exons ATGAGTGTGGCGCGTCTCTCTGTGGATATTCAAGTGGCTCAGGAGAAAAGGCCTCAAAGTTTCGACAAGGCTCCCGATGGCGCGTGCCTGGGCAGTGCCGGGGGTCTCAGCCCGAACCTTCAACCTCCTACGCCGCCCGTATTTCCCTGCAACAGGGAGCCCTATTCCGCCAGCCTTGTTGGAGGGCGGTACATTCTACTGGACCAACTCGAGGGCAGTGCCATGTACAGAAGCATCAATGTACAGACGCAAGAGGAATTTTCCTGCAAG GTTATCCCCATCGACAGGTGGCAACAAGCACTGGCAGCACACCTACGTCTCGATGGCCACGACCATGTCAACCAAGTCGAGGAGGTGCTCCTGGGGGAGTCCAAGTGCTACGTCTTCTTCAAGCGGTCGTACGGTGACCTCCATTCGTATGTGCGCTCCAAACGGCGGCTGCGGGAGTCTGAGGCGCTGAGCCTATTCCGGCAGGTGGCGTCGGCTGTCCAAGCCTGCCACAACGCCGGGGTGGTCTTGCGTGATCTCAAGCTCCGCAAGTTTGTCTTCGAGGACCCTGAACG AACACGGATAAAGCTGGAGACATTGGAAGATGCCGTGGTCCTAGAGGACTTCGACGACGACCTGCTGAGTGACAAGCACGGCTGCCCCGCATACGTCAGCCCCGAGATCCTGAGCAGTTCGACGAGCGGTCGCTACAGTGGCCGTGCGGCGGATTGCTGGAGCCTCGGGGTGATGCTGTACACGCTGCTCGTGGGTCGCTACCCGTTCCACGACGGCGATCCCAGCATACTGTTCGCCAAGATCCGCCGGGGCCACTTCACCGTGCCGGAGTCGTTGAGTCCCCGAGCGCGATGCCTCGTGCGGTCGCTCCTCCGGCGCGACCCTTCCGAGCGCCTCACTGCCGACGAGCTGCTCTCCCACCCATGGTTCACATCGTCGTCCCCGAGCCTGCATCGCGATGGGTGCCTTATGCGGCTCGACGCGGACCAAACTGTGCCAACCTGTGGTGCTGCGCACGACTGA